From Peptococcaceae bacterium, the proteins below share one genomic window:
- a CDS encoding OmpA family protein has translation MLRKKKHADHINMERWLISYADFITLLFILFIILYSFSQIDIQKYKQMAASLAGEFGGSNPIMEHQGQGHSEEKSPAEIENETLARLAEEIRAYGQQRGITPNLAFRVDERGLHISITGTVLFNDASAALTPQAKEFISIIFEQLKNLPNPILIEGHTDNRPINTREFPSNWELSAARSINLVRYLIEEYKFDPRRLSSAAYGEYRPVAPNDTPENQAKNRRVEIIILRTNQSAATPVKQ, from the coding sequence ATGCTTAGGAAGAAAAAACACGCCGATCACATCAACATGGAAAGATGGCTGATTTCCTACGCCGACTTCATCACGCTTCTTTTTATCCTCTTCATCATTTTATACTCATTCAGCCAGATTGACATTCAAAAATACAAGCAGATGGCCGCTTCCCTCGCCGGCGAATTCGGCGGCAGCAATCCCATCATGGAGCATCAGGGACAAGGTCACAGTGAGGAAAAATCCCCGGCGGAAATAGAGAATGAAACGCTGGCCAGGCTGGCGGAAGAAATAAGGGCTTACGGCCAGCAGCGGGGAATAACCCCCAACCTCGCTTTTCGCGTCGATGAGCGCGGTCTCCATATTTCCATCACCGGAACGGTCCTGTTCAATGACGCCAGCGCCGCCCTGACGCCGCAAGCCAAGGAGTTTATCAGCATCATCTTCGAACAGCTAAAAAATTTGCCCAACCCGATACTTATTGAGGGACATACGGACAACCGCCCCATCAATACCAGGGAATTCCCCTCCAACTGGGAACTGTCGGCGGCCCGCTCCATTAACCTTGTCCGCTATCTTATCGAAGAATACAAGTTCGACCCGCGCCGTCTTTCATCGGCAGCGTACGGGGAATACCGTCCCGTCGCCCCAAACGATACTCCGGAAAACCAGGCCAAAAACCGCCGGGTGGAGATCATCATCTTGCGGACAAACCAGTCCGCAGCCACGCCGGTCAAGCAGTGA
- the lpdA gene encoding dihydrolipoyl dehydrogenase, with amino-acid sequence MSKRVVVIGGGPGGYVAAIRGAQLGAEVHLAEKERLGGTCLNVGCIPTKALLHTAEMYRAIREGTVHGIKAEAVRVDWPELQKHKQAVVNRLVGGVGSLLQANGVKCHRGKAVLRGARSVEIEGEKAETLNADIIILAAGSEPVRLDFPGSELPGVIDSTQALNLQDIPSSLVIVGGGVIGIEFADLFSSLGSSVTVVELLPQVLPVMDGEIAACLRKELEKRGVVFFTGAKLREVRPGRNDNGLLAAVESQGKEQEIAAQYVLVAVGRRPRTAGLGLESAGVRVERGRILVDGAFSTGVPGIYAVGDCNGQQMLAHAASAQGVAAVEHALGHQPAYFPATVPSCIYTSPEAAGVGLTEEEAANKNISYKVGKFPLAANGKAVIDSGGEGLVKVIAGKKYGEILGVHVIGPRATDIIAEAALAIRLEATVDELVSTVHPHPTVTEAIGEAALAVNGLAVHWPPARRQA; translated from the coding sequence ATGAGCAAAAGAGTGGTGGTGATAGGCGGCGGTCCCGGCGGTTATGTGGCGGCCATTCGCGGGGCCCAGCTGGGAGCGGAAGTACACCTGGCGGAAAAGGAAAGATTGGGCGGGACCTGCCTGAATGTAGGCTGTATTCCCACCAAAGCGCTCCTCCATACCGCCGAGATGTACCGGGCGATACGGGAAGGAACTGTGCACGGGATCAAGGCGGAGGCAGTGCGTGTTGACTGGCCTGAACTGCAAAAACACAAACAGGCGGTGGTCAACCGCCTGGTCGGTGGTGTCGGGTCCCTCCTTCAGGCTAACGGGGTCAAATGCCACAGGGGCAAAGCCGTTTTGCGCGGCGCTCGCAGCGTGGAAATAGAGGGCGAGAAGGCGGAGACGCTTAACGCCGATATAATCATCCTGGCGGCAGGCTCGGAACCTGTGAGGTTGGATTTCCCGGGTTCCGAGCTGCCGGGGGTCATCGACAGCACACAGGCCTTGAACCTGCAGGATATTCCATCCTCCTTGGTGATTGTGGGAGGCGGCGTTATCGGCATCGAGTTTGCGGACCTTTTCAGTTCCCTGGGCAGCAGCGTGACCGTCGTGGAACTGCTGCCGCAGGTCCTGCCGGTAATGGACGGCGAAATTGCCGCCTGCTTGAGAAAAGAACTCGAAAAACGGGGGGTTGTTTTCTTTACCGGAGCGAAACTGCGGGAGGTCAGACCTGGTCGAAATGATAATGGGTTGCTTGCCGCGGTTGAATCTCAGGGTAAAGAGCAGGAAATAGCGGCCCAGTACGTGCTGGTGGCGGTAGGCCGTCGGCCGCGTACGGCGGGATTGGGCCTGGAATCAGCTGGGGTCCGGGTGGAGCGCGGTAGAATACTTGTTGACGGTGCATTCTCCACGGGAGTTCCGGGGATTTATGCCGTTGGTGACTGCAATGGGCAGCAAATGCTGGCCCATGCCGCTTCCGCCCAGGGAGTGGCGGCGGTTGAGCATGCCCTGGGTCACCAGCCTGCTTATTTCCCGGCCACTGTCCCTTCCTGCATCTACACAAGCCCGGAAGCGGCAGGAGTCGGTCTTACCGAAGAAGAGGCCGCCAACAAGAACATTTCGTACAAAGTGGGAAAATTCCCGCTGGCAGCCAACGGTAAGGCTGTTATCGACAGCGGGGGAGAAGGCCTGGTGAAAGTGATTGCCGGGAAAAAATACGGCGAAATACTGGGTGTTCACGTGATCGGGCCAAGGGCCACCGACATCATTGCCGAGGCGGCCCTGGCCATCAGGCTGGAGGCCACTGTGGACGAACTGGTTTCCACGGTGCACCCCCATCCTACGGTGACGGAAGCCATAGGCGAAGCGGCGCTGGCCGTAAACGGCCTGGCCGTGCACTGGCCTCCGGCGCGCAGGCAAGCGTAA
- a CDS encoding 2-oxo acid dehydrogenase subunit E2 produces the protein MAVYVQMPQLGLTMTEGTVVKWHKREGETVAAGEELVEITTDKITNVIEAPGSGVLLKILVPEGETVPVKAALALIGEPGEKAADLPQPAGEEKNDHPAAACETPVQFTAEKGADSGVKASPAAKKLARELGIDLSRVKGSGPDGRIVERDVLACREQKVKEVKATPVAAKMAAELGVELSAIASDKRIMKDDVLSALQGAAAAAAGPAAGEKEDGGTALAGMRKAIAERMSLSWKTAPHVNLTVEVDMTAAGRLKDSLSREDGVRYSYTEVIVKCVACALAEFREVNSSLQEGRIKRHSGVNIGVAVALDNGLIVPVIKNAEQKSLRLLRQEIAVLSEKARKGELLPDEVSGGTFTVTNLGMYGADHFTPIINPPESAILGVCRVAERPAAVDGSVVIRPLANLCLSFDHRLIDGALAARFMARVRRLLEDPLLLLGGGPVET, from the coding sequence ATGGCAGTGTATGTGCAGATGCCCCAGCTGGGACTGACCATGACTGAGGGAACTGTGGTGAAATGGCATAAACGGGAGGGAGAAACGGTTGCCGCCGGCGAGGAACTGGTGGAAATTACGACGGATAAAATCACGAACGTAATCGAGGCTCCCGGCAGCGGGGTTTTATTGAAAATACTGGTTCCGGAGGGTGAAACGGTCCCGGTGAAAGCGGCTCTTGCCCTGATCGGCGAACCGGGCGAAAAAGCGGCGGATTTGCCGCAGCCGGCAGGAGAGGAGAAAAATGACCATCCGGCTGCGGCCTGTGAAACACCTGTTCAATTTACCGCCGAAAAAGGAGCGGACAGCGGGGTGAAGGCTTCCCCGGCCGCAAAAAAGCTGGCCCGCGAGTTGGGCATCGATCTCAGCCGGGTAAAGGGAAGCGGCCCGGACGGCCGGATCGTGGAACGAGATGTCCTGGCCTGCCGCGAGCAAAAAGTCAAAGAAGTGAAGGCCACCCCCGTGGCGGCCAAAATGGCGGCCGAACTTGGCGTGGAACTGAGCGCGATAGCTTCAGACAAGCGGATCATGAAAGATGATGTCCTGTCTGCTCTTCAGGGAGCGGCCGCAGCTGCCGCGGGACCCGCCGCCGGAGAGAAAGAAGATGGGGGAACGGCGCTGGCCGGCATGCGCAAAGCGATAGCCGAGCGGATGAGCTTGAGCTGGAAGACCGCGCCCCATGTCAACCTGACCGTCGAAGTTGATATGACTGCAGCCGGCCGCTTGAAAGACAGCCTGTCGCGCGAGGACGGGGTCAGGTATTCATATACCGAGGTCATTGTCAAGTGTGTCGCCTGCGCTCTCGCCGAGTTCCGTGAAGTCAACAGCAGCCTGCAGGAAGGCAGGATAAAGCGGCACTCCGGCGTAAATATCGGCGTGGCGGTAGCCTTGGACAACGGTTTAATCGTACCGGTGATAAAGAATGCGGAGCAGAAGTCCCTTCGCCTCTTGCGGCAGGAGATAGCGGTTTTGAGCGAAAAAGCGCGCAAAGGTGAACTCTTGCCCGACGAGGTAAGCGGCGGAACCTTTACCGTTACAAACCTGGGGATGTACGGCGCCGATCACTTTACGCCGATCATCAACCCGCCGGAAAGCGCGATCCTGGGCGTGTGCCGGGTAGCGGAACGCCCGGCGGCGGTCGACGGTTCGGTAGTGATAAGACCCCTGGCCAATTTGTGCCTGTCCTTTGACCACCGCCTGATCGACGGGGCGCTTGCGGCGCGGTTTATGGCCAGGGTGCGCCGGCTGCTGGAAGATCCCCTGTTGCTGCTGGGAGGAGGACCGGTTGAGACATGA
- a CDS encoding alpha-ketoacid dehydrogenase subunit beta, translating to MRSITFSEATLEAMSEEMERDDRVFIMGEDIARQGGIFGQFKGLPQRFGFERVKDTPISETAIVGAGVGAALAGMRPVVDMHFADFLGVAMDEVFNQMAKIRYMFGGQTIVPVVLRAPDGIIRSAAAQHSQCIESWFLHIPGLKVVIPSNPADAKGLLKSAIRDDNPVLYFEHKVLFPMKGEVPDGDHLTPIGKASIVREGKDITIISYSLMLHRVLEAAKSLAGSGIEAEVIDLRTISPIDKETIFESIAKTKRVMIVHEAVKTGGVGAEIAAIIAEEMLDCLDAPIKRLGAPYVPIPFSPVLEKLVKIGVEDIVNAAQEIC from the coding sequence ATGCGTAGTATTACCTTTTCGGAAGCCACACTAGAGGCTATGAGTGAAGAGATGGAACGAGATGACAGGGTCTTCATCATGGGAGAAGACATTGCCAGGCAGGGCGGAATTTTTGGACAGTTCAAGGGACTTCCGCAGCGTTTTGGCTTTGAAAGGGTTAAAGATACGCCGATTTCGGAAACAGCTATCGTGGGCGCCGGGGTCGGCGCGGCGCTGGCCGGAATGCGCCCGGTTGTGGATATGCATTTTGCCGACTTCCTGGGCGTGGCCATGGATGAGGTTTTTAACCAGATGGCCAAGATTCGCTATATGTTCGGCGGCCAAACAATAGTACCCGTAGTTTTGAGGGCCCCGGACGGGATTATTCGCTCAGCAGCCGCGCAGCATTCCCAGTGCATCGAATCCTGGTTTCTTCATATTCCGGGACTAAAAGTCGTAATCCCTTCAAATCCGGCGGATGCCAAAGGACTGCTGAAGTCGGCGATCCGGGACGATAACCCGGTGTTGTATTTTGAACACAAGGTATTATTTCCGATGAAGGGCGAGGTTCCGGACGGTGACCACCTGACACCCATCGGAAAGGCCAGCATCGTGAGAGAAGGGAAGGACATCACCATTATTTCTTATTCCCTGATGCTGCACCGGGTTTTGGAAGCGGCCAAATCGCTGGCGGGGTCGGGTATCGAAGCGGAAGTCATAGACCTTCGCACCATCTCGCCGATTGACAAGGAGACAATCTTTGAGTCTATAGCCAAAACAAAGCGGGTGATGATTGTCCATGAGGCCGTAAAGACCGGCGGTGTTGGAGCGGAAATAGCCGCGATTATCGCCGAGGAGATGCTCGATTGCCTCGACGCTCCTATAAAACGCCTGGGAGCTCCTTATGTGCCCATCCCATTCAGTCCTGTTCTTGAAAAGCTGGTAAAAATCGGTGTTGAAGATATTGTCAACGCGGCCCAAGAAATATGCTAA
- a CDS encoding thiamine pyrophosphate-dependent dehydrogenase E1 component subunit alpha gives MTRIRLFEEKVNELFLKGEIPGFVHLYIGEEAIATGVCQNLRNSDYITSTHRGHGHTIAKGAQLKPMMAEIFGKRTGYCKGKGGSMHIADFSVGMLGANGVVGGGYTLAAGAALACKMQGRDDVAVCFFGDGASNRGTFHEAVNMAAAWKLPVVFVCENNQWASTTPYRTTTAVENIADRSVGYGIPGEIVDGNDVFDVYEKAARAVERARTGGGPTLLEAKTYRIKGHFVGDPELYRSREEVQRMMKENDPITRLKERVIAEKRLSEKELAQIEAQVEAEIREAEQFAVESPFPEPHELYEDLYVEGGVSNA, from the coding sequence ATGACGAGAATTCGCCTGTTTGAGGAGAAGGTAAACGAGTTGTTTTTGAAAGGCGAAATTCCAGGGTTTGTGCATCTCTACATCGGGGAAGAGGCGATAGCGACAGGTGTGTGCCAGAATCTTCGGAACTCCGATTACATTACCAGCACCCACCGCGGACACGGGCATACAATAGCCAAAGGCGCACAGTTGAAACCAATGATGGCGGAGATCTTCGGGAAACGGACCGGCTACTGCAAGGGTAAAGGAGGTTCGATGCACATCGCCGATTTCAGCGTGGGTATGCTGGGAGCAAATGGAGTGGTAGGAGGAGGATACACCCTGGCTGCCGGAGCGGCCCTGGCCTGTAAAATGCAGGGAAGGGACGATGTGGCGGTATGCTTTTTTGGAGACGGGGCTTCCAACAGGGGGACCTTTCATGAAGCGGTGAACATGGCCGCCGCCTGGAAACTACCCGTCGTTTTTGTCTGCGAGAACAACCAGTGGGCTTCAACCACACCCTACAGGACAACGACAGCGGTGGAAAACATCGCCGACAGGTCGGTCGGTTACGGGATTCCCGGCGAAATAGTGGACGGGAACGATGTGTTCGACGTTTATGAAAAGGCCGCCAGGGCCGTTGAACGGGCAAGAACAGGTGGAGGTCCCACCCTGCTTGAAGCCAAGACTTACAGGATCAAAGGGCATTTTGTCGGTGATCCGGAGTTGTACCGCTCCAGGGAAGAAGTGCAAAGGATGATGAAGGAAAACGATCCCATAACAAGGCTCAAAGAGAGGGTCATAGCCGAAAAAAGGCTGTCAGAGAAGGAGCTTGCCCAAATCGAGGCCCAGGTTGAAGCAGAGATCAGAGAAGCCGAGCAGTTTGCGGTCGAAAGCCCGTTCCCTGAACCGCATGAGCTGTATGAAGATTTATATGTTGAAGGTGGTGTAAGCAATGCGTAG
- a CDS encoding sigma 54-interacting transcriptional regulator, with translation MQLTRLKKNSDLFTEWQNFINSGKEPENVRPAIAASWQRCRSWGVNPLGGKSSLALHSEEFFARLEEKKPLINIVKPYLENIYLAAAEFNFVTFLADGEGTILLTLGDKETLNRFRQALNLRAGASWSEKVVGTTAIGLVLREEAPCLVSADEHYCLELKRCCSLAVPLADPLGKTTAVLGALGSCEEVPNHILGMLAVVGYSVENQFRLAEKEDGHDLTARYYRTAIDAVSEGILAVNAEGYITYLNKSAAKILLVDSEKVLGKHITKIVDFHPPVLDVLKSGEGYTDREFIINSKRGRLHFIKSAFPIKGENGRIEGVVDVFREIKQVKQLVNRMVGAQARYTFDDIIGNSREILEAKRIAAIAASSSSTVIITGESGTGKELFAQAIHNASSRARGPFIAVNCGAIPRDLIESELFGYDEGAFTGARQGGRPGKFELASGGTIFLDEIGEMPLEMQVRFLRVLQDKEITRVGGSKTLAVDVRVIAATNKDLYKEIEEGTFRRDLFWRLYVLNIHLPALVQRSGDIPLLVRFFLQKLSEERGMDYVLDDKAMKILMEYSWPGNIRELQNALERAVNFAETNRIMPHHLPKILSGSGAHLQQSRKFCSLEEAERQTIIEVLKHCQGNITKSAKILGIARNTLYFKIDKYKIEC, from the coding sequence ATGCAACTAACCAGGTTAAAAAAGAACAGTGACTTGTTTACAGAGTGGCAGAATTTTATCAATTCCGGTAAGGAACCGGAAAATGTCAGACCCGCTATTGCCGCTTCGTGGCAGAGGTGCAGGTCTTGGGGAGTAAATCCCTTGGGAGGTAAAAGCAGTCTGGCTCTCCACAGCGAGGAGTTCTTTGCCAGGCTGGAAGAAAAAAAGCCGTTGATAAACATAGTCAAGCCTTACTTGGAAAACATTTATCTGGCGGCTGCGGAATTCAATTTTGTCACTTTTTTGGCTGACGGCGAAGGGACCATTTTATTAACACTGGGCGATAAAGAGACGCTTAATAGGTTTCGCCAGGCTCTCAATCTCCGGGCAGGCGCCAGCTGGAGCGAAAAGGTGGTGGGGACTACGGCGATTGGGCTGGTCCTGCGGGAAGAAGCGCCCTGTTTAGTCTCAGCCGATGAGCATTATTGTTTGGAACTCAAGCGCTGCTGCAGTTTAGCCGTACCCCTTGCCGATCCGCTGGGCAAAACCACGGCGGTCCTGGGCGCACTGGGCAGCTGTGAAGAGGTCCCGAACCATATTTTGGGTATGTTGGCAGTAGTAGGATATTCTGTAGAGAACCAGTTCCGGCTTGCGGAGAAAGAGGATGGACATGACCTGACCGCACGGTATTACCGGACGGCTATAGACGCGGTTTCTGAAGGGATCCTTGCTGTCAATGCGGAAGGTTACATCACTTACCTCAACAAGAGCGCGGCAAAAATCCTGCTTGTAGATTCTGAAAAGGTTTTAGGAAAACATATCACGAAAATAGTCGATTTTCATCCGCCTGTTCTGGATGTTCTTAAATCGGGAGAAGGTTATACGGACCGAGAGTTTATTATCAATTCAAAGAGAGGACGCCTGCATTTTATAAAAAGCGCTTTCCCCATCAAGGGGGAAAATGGAAGGATTGAAGGCGTGGTTGATGTTTTTCGAGAAATAAAACAGGTAAAACAACTGGTGAACCGGATGGTCGGCGCCCAGGCGCGTTATACGTTTGACGATATTATCGGAAACAGCAGGGAGATCTTGGAAGCAAAGCGCATTGCCGCCATAGCGGCCAGCAGTTCTTCCACGGTAATAATCACGGGGGAAAGCGGGACGGGCAAGGAGTTGTTTGCCCAGGCCATCCATAATGCCAGTTCACGTGCCAGGGGACCGTTTATTGCCGTTAACTGCGGGGCTATTCCCCGCGATTTGATCGAGAGCGAACTGTTCGGTTATGATGAGGGAGCTTTTACCGGCGCGCGCCAGGGAGGCAGACCCGGCAAGTTCGAACTGGCTTCCGGCGGTACCATTTTTCTTGATGAAATTGGAGAAATGCCCCTGGAGATGCAGGTTCGTTTTCTGAGGGTACTGCAGGATAAAGAGATAACCAGGGTTGGCGGCAGTAAGACGCTGGCGGTTGATGTGAGGGTTATTGCCGCGACCAATAAGGACCTTTACAAGGAAATAGAGGAGGGGACTTTTCGCCGAGACCTTTTTTGGCGGCTCTATGTTTTAAATATTCACCTTCCTGCGCTTGTCCAGAGAAGCGGTGATATTCCCCTGCTGGTGCGGTTCTTTCTCCAGAAGCTGTCGGAAGAACGGGGCATGGATTACGTGCTGGACGACAAAGCCATGAAAATCCTTATGGAATACTCCTGGCCGGGAAATATCCGGGAATTGCAAAACGCGCTGGAAAGAGCGGTAAATTTTGCGGAGACCAATCGTATTATGCCTCACCATTTACCCAAAATTTTATCGGGGAGCGGCGCTCATTTACAGCAGTCGAGAAAATTTTGCTCTCTGGAAGAAGCGGAACGGCAAACGATAATCGAAGTGCTTAAACACTGTCAGGGTAATATTACAAAGTCGGCCAAAATACTGGGAATAGCCCGCAATACGCTGTATTTTAAGATAGACAAATATAAAATCGAGTGTTAG
- the ilvD gene encoding dihydroxy-acid dehydratase — protein sequence MLSEQVTKGTARSPHRSLFYAMGYTPQDLAKPLVAVVNAHSEIVPGHYHLDKLVLAAKLGVAAGGGTPIEFPVIGVCDGITMNHSGMKYPLASRELIADSIETMMAAHKFDAMVLVGNCDKIVPGMLMAAARLNVPAVYVSGGPMLPGRFQGQDTDVTKGGFEAVGSLAADRISEETLYEMEGNTCPSCGSCAGLYTANTMNCLAEALGIALPGNGTVPAPYGQRIALAKKAGMQIMELVRRNVCPRDVMTPGAFRNAIALDMALGGSTNSVLHLLAIAYEAGVPLNLAVFDEMSKKVPNIVKINPAGEHRMLDLFYAGGVSAVLRQLDEAGLMEGDEITVSGLTLSQSVARARVLNPEVIRPIDNPYENEGGIAVLWGNLAPDGAVTKQSAIDARLKCHEGPARVYDSEEEAFSAIMNKRIRRGDVIVIRYEGPKGGPGMREMLSPTAVLCGMGLEKDVVFLTDGRFSGATRGAAIGHISPEAAEGGPLGLIEEGDIIRVDIPNRALNVRLDSEEINRRKRKWSMPADKAAPGSYLRRYAALVSSASRGAVLP from the coding sequence TTGCTAAGCGAGCAAGTTACTAAAGGGACAGCCCGTTCACCCCACCGTTCTTTGTTTTATGCCATGGGTTATACACCGCAGGATTTGGCAAAGCCGCTGGTGGCAGTAGTCAATGCCCATAGTGAGATTGTCCCCGGTCATTACCACCTCGATAAGCTGGTCCTGGCGGCGAAACTCGGCGTAGCGGCGGGCGGGGGCACGCCTATCGAGTTTCCCGTTATCGGAGTTTGTGACGGGATAACAATGAATCACAGCGGGATGAAATATCCCCTGGCCAGCAGGGAACTGATTGCCGATTCCATTGAAACGATGATGGCGGCCCATAAGTTCGACGCCATGGTGCTGGTTGGCAACTGTGACAAGATTGTGCCGGGCATGTTGATGGCCGCGGCGAGGCTGAATGTCCCCGCCGTCTACGTATCGGGCGGACCTATGCTGCCGGGACGTTTTCAAGGCCAGGATACGGATGTAACAAAGGGCGGTTTTGAAGCGGTAGGTTCCCTGGCTGCGGACAGAATTAGCGAAGAAACTCTTTACGAGATGGAAGGAAATACCTGTCCATCCTGTGGAAGCTGCGCCGGACTTTACACAGCAAATACCATGAACTGCCTGGCCGAGGCCTTAGGGATAGCCCTTCCCGGGAACGGGACCGTACCTGCCCCTTACGGGCAGCGGATTGCCCTGGCCAAAAAGGCGGGAATGCAGATAATGGAACTGGTCAGGCGAAATGTATGTCCCCGTGATGTGATGACCCCAGGGGCTTTCCGTAATGCCATTGCACTCGATATGGCCCTCGGGGGGTCAACCAATTCTGTCTTGCACCTGCTCGCCATCGCTTATGAGGCGGGCGTACCGCTGAACCTTGCGGTCTTCGATGAAATGAGCAAGAAGGTGCCAAACATTGTCAAAATAAATCCGGCAGGCGAACACAGGATGCTTGACCTGTTTTATGCCGGGGGTGTTTCGGCCGTGCTCAGGCAGCTGGATGAGGCAGGGCTGATGGAGGGTGATGAAATCACCGTCAGCGGCCTTACCCTGTCACAATCGGTTGCGCGGGCCAGGGTGTTAAACCCGGAGGTGATTAGGCCCATAGACAATCCGTATGAGAACGAAGGCGGCATTGCCGTGCTGTGGGGTAACCTTGCGCCTGACGGCGCGGTAACGAAACAGTCGGCAATCGACGCCCGGCTGAAATGCCATGAGGGACCGGCCAGGGTTTATGATTCGGAAGAAGAGGCTTTTTCAGCAATCATGAATAAACGAATAAGGCGGGGAGATGTTATTGTCATCCGGTATGAAGGACCGAAGGGCGGGCCGGGGATGAGAGAAATGCTCAGCCCAACCGCGGTCTTGTGCGGGATGGGCCTGGAAAAGGATGTTGTTTTTCTTACCGATGGCAGGTTTTCCGGGGCTACGAGGGGCGCGGCGATAGGCCATATATCGCCGGAAGCGGCCGAAGGAGGTCCGCTGGGGCTAATTGAGGAAGGAGACATTATCCGGGTGGATATACCAAACCGGGCCTTAAATGTCAGGCTGGACAGCGAGGAGATCAACAGGCGGAAGCGAAAATGGTCGATGCCCGCGGACAAAGCGGCGCCCGGTTCTTACCTCAGGCGCTATGCCGCCCTGGTTTCTTCGGCCAGCAGGGGAGCTGTCTTGCCTTAA
- a CDS encoding TRAP transporter large permease, whose product MITLLFGSFAAFLILGVPVAVSMGLTAVTVLLTQSVPLVVIPQRMFAGTDSFPLVAVPFFILAGDLLAQGKVSEKLVQFADAILGFLRGGLWVVAVLASMFFAAISGSGAATTAAVGTPLIPELEKKKYNPATSAALIAAGGCIGVVIPPSVPMILYAVIADQSVARLFLNGFIPGVLMGLVLIIIALSKAYRNNYEQGSPFSFRHIGRTFKEAVWGLLTPLIILGGIFSGYFTPSEAAVIAVDYALLVAVFIYRDMGWRDIFRIFTKSAVTMSVVMFLIATASALSWILANWQIPGLIARNILALSSNKFIILLLINIVILIAGVFMETASALIILTPVFLPLVNQLGVDLIHFGLLVVIGLAIGMITPPVAINLYVASTISNIPIERISKAVVPLMLGLVLALLLITYIPLYFDIIF is encoded by the coding sequence ATGATAACCCTTCTATTTGGTTCTTTCGCGGCTTTTTTAATCTTGGGTGTTCCCGTAGCCGTCTCTATGGGACTGACAGCCGTTACTGTTCTCCTGACTCAGAGTGTTCCCCTGGTGGTAATTCCCCAGCGGATGTTCGCCGGGACGGATTCCTTTCCTCTCGTAGCGGTTCCCTTTTTTATCCTGGCAGGGGATCTTTTAGCCCAGGGCAAGGTTTCGGAAAAACTGGTCCAGTTTGCCGATGCCATCCTGGGGTTTTTGAGAGGGGGCTTATGGGTTGTAGCTGTTCTGGCTTCCATGTTCTTTGCCGCCATTTCCGGTTCGGGAGCCGCCACAACTGCTGCCGTGGGCACTCCCCTCATACCGGAACTGGAGAAAAAGAAATATAATCCGGCGACCTCCGCCGCGCTCATTGCTGCGGGAGGCTGCATAGGGGTTGTCATACCTCCGTCGGTTCCCATGATCCTGTATGCCGTCATCGCCGACCAGTCGGTGGCCCGGCTCTTCTTAAACGGTTTTATTCCGGGAGTCCTGATGGGTCTTGTGCTGATTATTATTGCGCTGTCAAAGGCTTACAGGAACAATTACGAGCAGGGTTCGCCCTTCTCCTTTCGCCATATTGGCCGGACTTTCAAGGAGGCGGTATGGGGGCTGCTCACTCCGCTGATTATCCTGGGCGGCATCTTTTCAGGTTATTTCACTCCCTCGGAAGCCGCGGTAATAGCGGTAGATTACGCCCTGCTCGTAGCCGTCTTCATTTACAGGGATATGGGCTGGCGCGACATTTTCAGGATCTTCACGAAGTCGGCCGTTACCATGTCGGTGGTCATGTTCCTGATCGCCACGGCTTCAGCGCTGAGCTGGATACTGGCCAACTGGCAGATACCCGGTCTCATTGCCAGGAACATCCTGGCTTTGTCTTCCAACAAATTTATTATTCTTCTGCTGATAAACATAGTCATCCTTATTGCCGGCGTGTTCATGGAAACAGCCTCCGCCCTGATTATTCTCACTCCGGTGTTTTTACCCCTGGTAAACCAGCTGGGGGTGGACCTCATTCACTTCGGTTTGCTGGTGGTGATCGGGCTGGCCATCGGGATGATCACGCCCCCGGTGGCTATTAACCTGTACGTGGCCAGTACCATTTCTAATATTCCCATCGAGAGGATAAGCAAAGCCGTAGTCCCCTTAATGCTGGGACTTGTTCTGGCCTTATTGTTGATAACCTATATTCCCTTATATTTTGACATTATTTTTTAA